The Pyrococcus kukulkanii genome contains a region encoding:
- the ileS gene encoding isoleucine--tRNA ligase — MIKEPEVREYNPGQLEEKIEKFWKENDIYNKVKKLRENGPKYYFLDGPPYVSGAIHLGTAWNKIIKDMIIRFRTMQGYNVWRQPGYDMHGLPIEVKVEQALGLKTKKDIEEKIGVENFIQKCKEFALNNLRIMTEQFKMLGVWMDWDNPYMTIKNEYIESAWFTLKRAWEKGLLEKDKRVLHWCPRCETALAEHEVRGEYKLRRDPSIYVKFPVEGRENEYLLIWTTTPWTLPANLAVSAHPEYDYVKVKVEWEGREEYWILAKALVDKVLGEIGVKGEIVEEFKGKDLEGLRYVHILMDEYPRQKEFREKYEWAHRVILANFVTLEEGTGLVHTAPGHGEEDFEVGQKYGLPVYSPLDDQGKYTEGKWKGIYVKEADPQIIEHLKEKGYLLKAGEIEHKYPHCWRCKTPLIFRATDQWFLKVSKVKDKIIKENDEKVTWYPDWVKIRFDNGVRDSGDWVISRQRYWGIPLPIWQAEDGEIYVVGSWKELVELAVAIEVNGERIDLPESFEEKLKVIEEKLGPEDLHRPYVDAFIIKVNGKEMRRVKDVVDVWFDSGIASWASLGYPRNKEMFEKLWPADFIVEGEDQVTKWFYSQQAASVIAFDTVPYLRVAMHGYVLDEKGDKMSKSLGNIIRPEEVVEKAGRDTFRFYMLWATNPWENLKFSWKGVEQVRRMLNILWNVYVLASTYMSLDKFNPTRVNPEELPFRDEDRWVLSRVNNLIEKVENGIESFYLTKATRALYEFIVEDLSRWYVRLIRKRMWVEGDDPDKLAAYYTLWKVFDVLLRLIAPFTPYIAEEIYQNLIRPFTGVESVHMLDWPKPDERAIDKELENEMEYVRRIVEAGSAARQKARIKLRYPVRRIIVETQDETVKRAVGRLNRILRDQLNAKEVVVDTVKREIIVKPNFAKLGPEFKSDAKVIAKWISEHGLELYEKGEVDVEIEGKAFHLTRDHIIVEEEIPEFFVMEEFEGGRVYVDKTLTRELLSEGLAREFVRRIQEMRKRLDLDVNDRILVTIETTEENRELLEEQLDYIKRETRATEVIFGEAKGYVVEWTEVNAKIGIEKVES, encoded by the coding sequence ATGATAAAGGAGCCAGAGGTTAGAGAATACAATCCAGGCCAGCTTGAGGAGAAAATTGAGAAATTCTGGAAAGAGAATGATATATACAACAAGGTGAAAAAGCTCAGGGAAAATGGGCCGAAGTACTACTTCCTTGATGGTCCACCCTACGTTAGCGGAGCAATCCACCTTGGAACCGCTTGGAACAAGATAATCAAGGACATGATAATCCGTTTTAGAACTATGCAGGGCTATAACGTCTGGAGGCAGCCTGGCTACGACATGCATGGCCTCCCAATAGAGGTTAAAGTTGAGCAGGCCCTCGGCCTCAAGACGAAAAAGGACATAGAGGAGAAGATAGGCGTTGAGAACTTCATACAGAAGTGTAAGGAGTTCGCGCTCAACAACCTCAGGATAATGACCGAGCAGTTCAAGATGCTCGGCGTTTGGATGGACTGGGACAACCCGTACATGACGATAAAGAACGAGTACATTGAATCAGCCTGGTTCACGCTCAAGAGGGCCTGGGAGAAGGGGTTGCTGGAGAAGGACAAGAGGGTTCTCCACTGGTGCCCGAGGTGTGAAACTGCCCTAGCCGAGCACGAAGTTAGGGGAGAGTACAAGCTCAGGAGGGATCCAAGCATATACGTTAAGTTCCCGGTTGAGGGCAGGGAAAACGAGTACCTCCTAATCTGGACAACAACCCCGTGGACTTTGCCCGCAAACCTTGCGGTTTCCGCTCACCCAGAATATGACTACGTTAAGGTCAAGGTCGAGTGGGAAGGGAGAGAAGAGTACTGGATACTCGCCAAGGCCCTCGTTGATAAGGTTCTCGGGGAGATTGGGGTTAAGGGAGAGATCGTTGAGGAGTTCAAGGGTAAAGACCTAGAGGGATTGAGGTACGTTCACATCCTAATGGATGAGTATCCGAGGCAGAAGGAATTTAGAGAAAAATATGAGTGGGCCCACAGAGTCATCCTAGCTAATTTCGTGACGCTTGAAGAAGGTACTGGATTGGTGCACACCGCCCCAGGACACGGTGAGGAAGACTTTGAAGTTGGACAGAAGTACGGTTTACCTGTCTACAGCCCGCTTGACGACCAAGGAAAGTACACGGAGGGCAAATGGAAGGGGATCTACGTTAAAGAGGCTGACCCTCAGATAATAGAGCACCTCAAGGAGAAAGGCTACCTCCTCAAGGCTGGCGAAATAGAGCACAAGTACCCGCACTGCTGGCGCTGTAAGACACCCCTCATATTCAGGGCTACGGACCAGTGGTTCCTTAAGGTCAGCAAGGTCAAGGACAAGATAATCAAGGAGAACGATGAAAAAGTTACTTGGTATCCGGACTGGGTTAAGATAAGGTTCGACAACGGAGTCAGGGACAGCGGGGACTGGGTTATAAGCAGACAGAGGTACTGGGGCATCCCGCTCCCAATATGGCAAGCCGAGGACGGGGAAATTTACGTTGTCGGCTCTTGGAAGGAGTTAGTTGAGCTGGCAGTAGCGATAGAGGTCAACGGCGAGAGGATTGACCTCCCAGAGAGCTTTGAGGAGAAGCTCAAGGTTATCGAGGAGAAGCTCGGGCCGGAAGACCTCCACAGGCCCTATGTCGATGCCTTCATTATAAAGGTCAACGGCAAGGAGATGAGAAGGGTTAAAGATGTAGTTGACGTGTGGTTTGACAGCGGAATAGCCAGCTGGGCTTCCCTGGGCTACCCCAGGAACAAGGAAATGTTCGAGAAGCTCTGGCCTGCCGACTTCATAGTTGAAGGAGAGGATCAGGTAACCAAGTGGTTCTACTCACAGCAGGCAGCTTCAGTTATAGCCTTCGACACCGTGCCCTACTTAAGGGTCGCAATGCACGGCTACGTTTTGGACGAGAAGGGAGATAAGATGAGCAAGAGCCTTGGAAACATAATAAGGCCCGAGGAAGTAGTTGAGAAGGCCGGAAGGGATACATTTAGGTTCTACATGCTCTGGGCCACCAACCCATGGGAGAACCTCAAGTTCAGCTGGAAGGGAGTCGAGCAGGTAAGGAGGATGCTCAATATACTCTGGAACGTCTACGTTCTTGCATCAACGTACATGAGCCTAGACAAGTTCAACCCAACTAGAGTGAATCCAGAGGAACTGCCCTTCAGGGACGAGGACAGGTGGGTACTCTCAAGGGTTAACAACCTAATAGAAAAGGTCGAGAACGGAATAGAGAGCTTCTACCTCACGAAGGCAACTAGGGCCCTCTACGAGTTCATAGTTGAGGACTTGAGCAGGTGGTACGTCAGGCTGATCAGGAAGAGGATGTGGGTCGAGGGGGATGACCCGGACAAGTTGGCCGCCTATTATACGCTCTGGAAGGTCTTTGATGTCCTCCTGAGGTTAATCGCACCGTTCACACCGTACATAGCCGAGGAGATCTACCAGAACCTAATAAGGCCTTTCACTGGAGTGGAGAGCGTCCACATGCTCGACTGGCCCAAGCCAGATGAGAGGGCCATAGATAAGGAGCTCGAGAACGAGATGGAGTACGTGAGGAGGATAGTCGAGGCGGGCTCAGCTGCGAGGCAGAAGGCTAGGATCAAGCTTAGGTATCCAGTGAGGAGGATAATAGTCGAAACCCAGGATGAGACGGTAAAGAGGGCAGTTGGAAGGCTGAACAGAATACTGAGGGACCAGCTCAACGCCAAGGAGGTAGTTGTGGATACGGTAAAGAGGGAGATCATCGTGAAGCCCAACTTCGCAAAGCTTGGGCCCGAATTCAAGAGTGATGCAAAGGTTATAGCGAAGTGGATAAGCGAGCACGGCCTCGAGCTTTACGAGAAGGGCGAAGTTGACGTTGAGATTGAAGGGAAGGCATTCCACTTAACGAGGGATCACATAATAGTTGAAGAGGAGATTCCAGAGTTCTTCGTGATGGAGGAGTTCGAGGGCGGAAGGGTCTACGTGGACAAGACCCTAACCAGGGAACTGCTGTCAGAGGGTCTCGCAAGGGAATTCGTGAGGAGGATACAGGAGATGAGGAAGAGGCTTGACCTCGACGTGAACGACAGGATACTCGTGACGATAGAAACAACCGAGGAGAACAGGGAGCTACTCGAGGAGCAGCTCGACTACATAAAGAGGGAGACGAGGGCTACTGAGGTAATCTTTGGAGAGGCGAAGGGATACGTGGTGGAGTGGACAGAGGTTAACGCGAAGATAGGGATTGAGAAGGTGGAGAGCTGA
- a CDS encoding DNA-binding protein, with translation MAEDIEEIRRRKLMELQKKYLEQQKAQEEEIKQQALIEAQIQAILRKILTPEARERLARVKLVRPELARQVELILVQLYQAGQITEKIDDAKLKRILAQIEARTRREFRIKW, from the coding sequence ATGGCGGAAGACATTGAGGAAATTAGGAGAAGAAAGCTCATGGAGTTACAGAAAAAATATTTGGAGCAGCAAAAGGCCCAAGAAGAGGAAATAAAACAGCAGGCTTTAATCGAGGCCCAGATACAGGCCATCCTTAGGAAAATCCTGACTCCAGAAGCTAGGGAAAGGCTCGCAAGGGTTAAGCTTGTAAGGCCGGAGCTCGCTAGGCAGGTTGAGTTGATTCTTGTTCAGCTCTATCAGGCGGGCCAGATTACAGAGAAGATAGATGATGCAAAGCTCAAAAGGATCTTGGCCCAGATAGAAGCGAGGACGAGAAGGGAGTTCAGGATTAAGTGGTAA
- a CDS encoding DEAD/DEAH box helicase, whose product MYDLLYFGRLPGEVRIIYFLERTFSRYGKKAFCESFFRAIEKGKIPKSKYADEISDFCRSEQLSHKARALLDILTVYNPKETPKLRPIIVFTSRKATAYEFKDAIIRELDVPSNKVEVLTSDLSKEQRKELISRAKKGDVYIIISTLVGEEGVDIPEAGVLVMTDVPKSPLRFYQRLGRLIRVSSPMNTKVFVITMTPKTEEYRDLSEAVWNLYREGVDVSYILLNLEEKLTTQKLLDYIRETTQMLNSKWASYMLLTQGDKPKDPVEYYLSALKSNEKFKETIKQRFGELSDEEFEKWTFMVTTIFFLRAWSDDIKRAMKEVEKILNKGKVVGDFDKLIKDDRLFYFYDPEGLSDMVFMELERLRKYCKENQKTFCENVFFRFDRKGFLRLFTNVFPIENIDDIIKELRQRVSKKERIFGDIYVSISYNPSSKAIIANAHFSVFDGEVYLRLEPQFNYYNFRDNSKLKEKKLELIKLNVKDICYRAMEKYFETYVKD is encoded by the coding sequence GTGTATGATTTGCTGTACTTCGGAAGGTTACCGGGAGAAGTAAGGATAATATATTTTCTCGAGAGAACATTTTCAAGGTATGGGAAAAAGGCATTCTGTGAGAGCTTTTTCAGGGCAATAGAGAAAGGAAAAATTCCAAAATCCAAATATGCAGATGAAATTAGCGACTTCTGCAGAAGTGAGCAACTTTCCCACAAAGCCCGTGCACTGCTTGATATCTTGACAGTATATAATCCCAAAGAAACCCCTAAATTAAGGCCAATTATTGTCTTTACCTCTCGAAAGGCCACCGCATATGAGTTCAAAGACGCCATAATTAGGGAGCTTGACGTGCCATCTAATAAGGTTGAAGTCCTAACAAGCGACCTTTCGAAAGAACAGAGAAAGGAATTAATCTCTAGGGCCAAAAAGGGTGATGTTTACATAATAATCTCGACGCTCGTAGGAGAAGAAGGTGTTGATATTCCCGAGGCAGGGGTTCTTGTGATGACTGACGTTCCTAAGAGCCCACTAAGGTTTTACCAGAGGCTCGGAAGACTGATTAGAGTTTCGAGCCCAATGAACACAAAGGTTTTCGTAATCACAATGACTCCCAAGACCGAAGAATATCGGGACTTAAGCGAAGCCGTATGGAACCTTTACAGGGAAGGTGTTGATGTTAGCTATATACTTCTTAACTTAGAAGAGAAGCTGACTACCCAAAAGCTCCTCGACTATATTAGGGAAACTACCCAGATGTTGAACTCAAAATGGGCATCATATATGTTGCTCACGCAGGGAGACAAGCCAAAAGACCCAGTAGAGTACTACTTAAGTGCACTTAAGTCGAATGAGAAGTTCAAAGAGACAATTAAGCAGAGATTCGGGGAGCTCTCTGATGAGGAATTCGAGAAATGGACGTTCATGGTTACCACCATATTTTTCCTAAGAGCGTGGAGCGATGACATTAAGAGAGCTATGAAAGAAGTCGAGAAAATATTAAACAAAGGAAAAGTCGTTGGGGATTTTGATAAGCTAATAAAGGATGATAGGCTGTTTTATTTTTACGACCCTGAAGGGCTTTCCGATATGGTGTTCATGGAGCTTGAACGCCTCCGCAAATACTGCAAGGAAAACCAGAAAACTTTTTGCGAAAACGTTTTCTTTAGGTTCGACAGAAAAGGATTTCTTAGACTGTTTACCAACGTATTCCCGATTGAGAACATTGATGACATAATTAAAGAACTAAGGCAAAGAGTAAGCAAAAAGGAGAGGATCTTTGGTGACATATACGTCTCAATCAGCTACAATCCAAGTAGTAAAGCAATCATAGCAAACGCTCACTTTTCTGTGTTCGATGGAGAGGTATACCTAAGATTGGAGCCCCAATTCAACTACTACAATTTTAGAGATAATAGTAAGCTGAAAGAAAAGAAGCTTGAGCTAATTAAACTTAATGTTAAGGACATCTGTTACAGAGCTATGGAGAAGTACTTTGAGACATATGTGAAGGATTAA
- a CDS encoding antitoxin VapB family protein codes for MLQDKRKKGNFDVLMIAFGSMSEEEAKRFRKTLKEVEEWMNEWTPRSLRRSDS; via the coding sequence GTGCTTCAGGACAAGAGAAAAAAAGGCAATTTTGACGTTCTAATGATTGCATTTGGGAGCATGAGCGAGGAAGAAGCTAAGAGATTCAGGAAAACATTGAAAGAAGTTGAGGAATGGATGAATGAGTGGACTCCCCGAAGCTTGCGGAGGAGTGACTCTTAA
- a CDS encoding type II toxin-antitoxin system PemK/MazF family toxin has product MNQRNELLQWEIVLLDFPFVDLIGKKLRPALIASNNNLNKISNAVIALQITSNIRSGFMEYNIKITDNDVMRYPGTKPLRPSLIKVLEKPFWYTQERKGYRSQREPWANL; this is encoded by the coding sequence ATGAACCAAAGGAATGAGCTCCTTCAGTGGGAGATAGTCCTCCTTGATTTCCCCTTCGTTGATCTTATTGGCAAAAAACTTCGTCCTGCCCTCATTGCTTCAAATAATAATCTCAACAAAATTTCAAACGCCGTTATAGCTCTTCAAATTACGTCTAATATTAGGAGTGGTTTCATGGAGTACAACATTAAAATCACCGATAACGATGTTATGCGTTATCCTGGAACGAAACCCTTAAGACCAAGCCTGATAAAAGTTCTTGAAAAGCCTTTTTGGTATACTCAAGAGAGAAAAGGTTATAGAAGTCAAAGAGAGCCTTGGGCAAATCTTTGA
- a CDS encoding ribbon-helix-helix domain-containing protein gives MATTVKVSARIPKGLVEKMDKLIEEGLYSSRSEIVKEALRDFLLRRRVVEDFELIGYLKSVEKILKEDWESEADEYWDEIEGVAYEPKE, from the coding sequence ATGGCGACAACAGTTAAGGTTTCAGCGAGGATACCAAAGGGTCTTGTGGAGAAAATGGACAAGCTGATAGAAGAGGGCCTTTACTCGAGCCGAAGTGAAATAGTAAAAGAAGCTCTTAGGGACTTTCTGCTTCGAAGGAGAGTTGTAGAGGATTTTGAGCTTATAGGATACCTCAAAAGCGTTGAAAAAATCCTCAAAGAAGATTGGGAGAGCGAAGCAGACGAGTACTGGGATGAAATTGAGGGAGTAGCATATGAACCAAAGGAATGA
- a CDS encoding DEAD/DEAH box helicase family protein, giving the protein MDLISEFNRKLENAFGFTLHKYQEAVARELIDQLERGERFITVSMPTGSGKTVLEMLTAEYLLSKGYRRILVLEPTRFLCDQMHSRWKQLVETGKEYEGNCWSFLKNYKVVISTPQTALKCVSSLQGEFDAVIIDEVHHAITGKYYNELIAELRPKIVVGFTALLPSKKAYRASVSKIGKVVGELKLLHYDFQKLISIDPEFNPPGHLLIFSTQN; this is encoded by the coding sequence ATGGATCTTATCTCCGAGTTTAATAGAAAGCTCGAAAACGCATTTGGATTTACCCTTCACAAGTACCAAGAAGCGGTTGCTAGAGAGCTTATAGATCAGTTGGAGCGTGGAGAGAGATTCATTACAGTGTCAATGCCAACTGGAAGTGGAAAAACAGTTCTTGAAATGCTGACAGCAGAATATCTGCTCAGCAAAGGATACAGAAGGATACTTGTCTTGGAACCAACTCGCTTTCTCTGTGACCAGATGCACTCAAGGTGGAAACAATTAGTTGAAACTGGCAAAGAATATGAAGGAAACTGCTGGAGTTTTTTGAAGAATTATAAAGTAGTTATTTCAACCCCTCAAACAGCTCTAAAGTGTGTTTCAAGCCTTCAGGGGGAGTTTGATGCCGTAATAATCGATGAGGTTCACCATGCGATTACAGGAAAATACTACAATGAGCTTATTGCAGAGCTAAGACCAAAAATCGTCGTTGGATTCACAGCGTTGTTACCGAGTAAGAAGGCTTACAGGGCAAGCGTTAGCAAGATTGGAAAAGTTGTTGGAGAGTTAAAGCTGCTCCACTACGATTTTCAAAAGCTTATTAGTATTGACCCTGAATTTAATCCCCCAGGGCACTTGTTGATATTTTCGACTCAGAACTAG
- a CDS encoding transcriptional regulator — MEELKKLVKNHALGNPVRLGVMVFLIPRRKALFKDLLKVLEVTPGNLDFHLKILEKEGYVRIYKVFADRPRTIVEATDEGVAKTREFLRTLMALVSK; from the coding sequence ATGGAGGAACTGAAGAAGCTCGTCAAGAACCACGCCTTGGGAAACCCCGTGAGGTTAGGGGTTATGGTCTTCCTAATTCCGAGGAGGAAGGCCCTGTTCAAAGATCTCCTCAAGGTCTTAGAAGTGACCCCAGGGAACCTCGACTTCCACCTCAAGATACTCGAAAAGGAAGGATACGTGAGGATATACAAGGTCTTCGCCGACAGGCCCAGGACAATCGTGGAGGCAACAGATGAAGGCGTAGCAAAAACCAGGGAGTTCCTCAGAACCCTGATGGCCCTGGTGTCCAAGTAG